Proteins encoded together in one Vigna angularis cultivar LongXiaoDou No.4 chromosome 5, ASM1680809v1, whole genome shotgun sequence window:
- the LOC108321488 gene encoding uncharacterized protein LOC108321488, protein MVRRFGGRHRGTIFEKLAAVRQRESVAEYVREFEILVAQADGVTEEQLLGYFFAGLQEELRDLVRPYDPRDLLTAMERARDVEQSGLVSRVIKGGAGSKGGPTWGKYAVSGGTVASTEIYRGPSGGRTSSNGGMGQKKEATTRTAGSKIESTSGGGGLNCGVRTLPYSKYLKRREEGRCFHYGGPYSPGHRCAERSFKVMIMGADDDEEDAETMEEAEQCCMELSVYSAEGVTQSNTMKLAGWVRERRIIVLIDSGASHNFISAHLVDELRLEKEETPPYRVCLGDGQRKETQGCCKGLSVALEGAEVREDFYIFDLGGVDVVLGVAWLAKLGEIRVDWKKMTLKYGSADAEVVIRGDNTLMKKLITPEMLQKEAEIETVAVVWSLNKAETAEGQLREEDLTIMQKQNLEEILQEFEVVFEEVQGLPPTRRVDHQITLKEGTEPVNVRPYRYPHLMKTEIEKQV, encoded by the coding sequence ATGGTCAGGAGATTTGGAGGTAGACACCGGGGAACGATCTTCGAAAAATTAGCGGCAGTGAGACAACGGGAATCGGTGGCGGAATATGTTCGGGAGTTCGAAATCCTGGTGGCTCAGGCGGATGGCGTGACGGAGGAACAGTTGTTGGGGTATTTCTTTGCAGGACTCCAAGAGGAATTAAGGGATCTTGTCCGACCATACGACCCTCGCGATTTGTTAACCGCAATGGAAAGGGCACGAGACGTGGAGCAATCGGGGCTGGTATCGAGGGTGATCAAAGGAGGCGCGGGGAGTAAAGGAGGACCAACGTGGGGGAAATACGCTGTAAGTGGGGGAACAGTAGCTAGCACGGAGATCTATCGGGGGCCATCGGGGGGACGCACAAGCAGCAATGGAGGTATGGGTCAGAAGAAAGAGGCAACGACCAGAACCGCCGGTTCGAAAATCGAAAGTACGTCCGGTGGTGGCGGGTTGAATTGCGGAGTGCGAACACTGCCATATTCGAAATATCTCAAAAGGAGGGAGGAGGGCCGTTGCTTTCACTATGGCGGACCGTATAGTCCCGGGCATCGCTGCGCAGAGAGGAGTTTTAAGGTGATGATTATGGGAGCCGATGACGACGAGGAGGATGCGGAGACGATGGAAGAGGCAGAACAGTGTTGCATGGAGCTGTCGGTCTATTCAGCCGAGGGGGTGACGCAATCCAACACCATGAAGCTGGCCGGATGGGTTCGAGAGCGGAGGATCATCGTATTAATCGACAGCGGGGCGAGTCATAATTTTATCTCAGCTCACTTGGTCGATGAACTCAGATTAGAGAAAGAGGAGACGCCACCCTATCGGGTATGTTTGGGAGATGGCCAGAGAAAGGAGACACAAGGGTGTTGCAAAGGGCTGTCGGTGGCGTTGGAGGGAGCGGAAGTGCGAGAGGATTTCTACATATTTGATTTAGGTGGAGTGGATGTAGTGTTGGGAGTGGCGTGGTTGGCAAAATTGGGAGAGATAAGGGTGGATTGGAAGAAGATGACATTGAAGTATGGGTCAGCAGATGCTGAGGTGGTGATAAGGGGGGACAAcacattaatgaaaaaattaattacccctGAAATGTTGCAAAAGGAAGCTGAGATAGAGACAGTGGCGGTGGTATGGAGTCTGAATAAAGCTGAAACAGCAGAGGGACAGCTAAGGGAAGAAGACTTAACCATcatgcaaaaacaaaatttagaggAAATTTTGCAGGAATTCGAGGTAGTGTTCGAGGAAGTGCAGGGACTTCCTCCTACCAGGCGGGTTGATCACCAGATAACCCTTAAAGAGGGCACCGAACCTGTAAACGTAAGACCATATAGATATCCTCATCTGATGAAAACTGAAATAGAAAAACAGGTATAG